The proteins below come from a single Desulfomicrobium escambiense DSM 10707 genomic window:
- a CDS encoding PAS domain-containing sensor histidine kinase, with protein sequence MHNYADLHGRFMRAGHLAHILDESHALIIVLDAERRLVHCSKAVLDLVGAARLDELWGLRPGDFLRCANACEAGCGAGSLCGECGALLGIRSGLDGIAAETECSLTLMSQDQLQAREFKVRAIPVSLDGQPFVAVSLQDWTHEKRCRSLEQVFLHDILNTVGAVKGILHFLRADMTGDNRELLDTILPYFDLCVDEISAQQKLLAAENNELRLSLERFSLGQLLQGLANIHTQHALGRGKDIVVEMETTADEVISDRTIVHRMCMNLLKNALEATPEGGTVRMRAGVGPDVFHVCVHNPGAMPQDVQRHLFRRSFSTKGQGRGLGVYSVHLLCANYLQGRVWFETGEAGTTFHLRIPQGQDLQQA encoded by the coding sequence ATGCACAATTACGCCGACCTGCATGGGCGGTTCATGCGCGCCGGGCATCTGGCACATATCCTCGACGAGTCCCACGCCCTGATCATCGTCCTCGATGCCGAGCGCAGGCTCGTCCACTGCTCCAAGGCCGTGCTCGACCTCGTCGGCGCGGCTCGCCTCGACGAGCTCTGGGGCCTGCGGCCCGGGGACTTCCTGCGCTGCGCCAACGCCTGCGAGGCCGGTTGCGGCGCCGGCTCCCTGTGCGGGGAGTGCGGCGCGCTGCTGGGCATCCGCTCCGGTCTGGACGGGATCGCGGCCGAAACGGAATGCTCCCTGACCCTCATGTCGCAGGATCAGCTGCAGGCCCGGGAATTCAAGGTCAGGGCCATCCCCGTGTCCCTGGACGGCCAGCCCTTTGTGGCCGTGTCCCTGCAGGATTGGACCCACGAGAAGCGCTGCCGCTCCCTGGAGCAGGTCTTCCTGCACGACATCCTGAACACCGTGGGCGCGGTCAAGGGCATCCTCCATTTCCTGCGCGCGGACATGACCGGTGACAATCGCGAACTTCTGGACACCATCCTGCCCTATTTCGACCTCTGCGTGGATGAGATCTCCGCCCAGCAGAAGCTTCTGGCCGCCGAGAACAACGAACTGCGGCTGAGCCTGGAGCGCTTTTCCCTGGGCCAGCTCCTGCAGGGACTGGCCAACATCCACACCCAGCACGCCCTGGGCAGGGGCAAGGACATCGTGGTCGAGATGGAGACCACGGCCGACGAAGTCATTTCCGACCGCACCATCGTACACCGCATGTGCATGAATCTGCTCAAGAACGCCCTGGAGGCCACGCCCGAAGGCGGGACGGTGCGCATGCGGGCCGGCGTCGGGCCGGACGTCTTTCATGTCTGCGTCCACAACCCCGGTGCCATGCCCCAAGACGTGCAGCGCCATCTCTTCCGCCGCTCCTTCTCCACCAAGGGCCAGGGGCGGGGCTTGGGCGTCTACAGCGTGCACCTGCTCTGCGCGAACTACCTGCAGGGCCGGGTCTGGTTCGAAACGGGCGAGGCCGGCACGACCTTCCATCTGCGCATCCCACAGGGGCAAGACCTGCAGCAGGCCTGA
- a CDS encoding DUF362 domain-containing protein, which yields MPDVLMERARDYSLAPETVSLLLARLLPDISGTRVLIKPNFVALKGAPLCCTHASVIAAAARHCLECGARVTVGDSPAFGTAQAVASAIGLPEMLRPLGVPVVTLGRGVKVPSGSVRVPVSADALEADLILNLPKFKAHSQMRYSGAVKNLFGCVTGVSKAWLHAVHGDKGGRFADMICGLMDVLPPVVSLMDGVEAMHRTGPIAGDPFPLGLLAASANPVALDTASAMVLRAPPESFPVWRACERAGLAGTRTDELNFPRLCPGDFNAAGFELPQNLKPESFRPDVLLKSLIRRAWLSRRGGS from the coding sequence GTGCCTGACGTCCTCATGGAGCGGGCCCGGGACTACTCCCTGGCCCCCGAAACCGTCTCCCTTCTCCTGGCTCGGCTCCTGCCCGACATCTCCGGCACCCGCGTGCTGATCAAGCCCAATTTCGTGGCCCTGAAGGGCGCCCCCCTGTGCTGCACCCACGCCTCGGTCATCGCCGCGGCGGCCCGGCACTGCCTGGAATGCGGCGCACGCGTCACCGTCGGGGACTCCCCGGCCTTCGGCACGGCCCAGGCCGTCGCCTCGGCCATCGGCCTGCCGGAAATGCTGCGCCCCCTGGGCGTGCCCGTCGTCACCCTCGGCCGCGGCGTGAAGGTGCCGAGCGGGTCGGTCCGCGTGCCGGTCTCGGCCGACGCACTGGAGGCCGACCTCATCCTGAACCTGCCCAAGTTCAAGGCCCATTCGCAGATGCGCTACAGCGGCGCGGTCAAGAACCTGTTCGGATGCGTCACGGGCGTGAGCAAGGCCTGGCTGCATGCCGTGCATGGGGACAAGGGCGGGCGGTTCGCGGACATGATCTGCGGGCTCATGGATGTCCTGCCGCCCGTGGTCAGCCTCATGGACGGCGTGGAGGCCATGCACCGCACGGGCCCCATCGCCGGTGACCCGTTCCCCCTGGGGCTCCTCGCCGCCAGCGCGAACCCCGTGGCCCTGGACACGGCCAGCGCCATGGTGCTCAGGGCGCCGCCAGAGTCCTTTCCGGTCTGGAGGGCCTGCGAACGTGCGGGGTTGGCAGGGACAAGGACCGATGAACTGAATTTTCCGCGACTGTGTCCGGGAGATTTCAACGCTGCGGGCTTTGAACTTCCGCAAAACCTCAAGCCGGAGTCCTTCCGGCCCGATGTCCTGCTGAAGAGCCTCATCCGCCGCGCATGGCTGTCGCGCCGCGGCGGTTCCTGA
- a CDS encoding rhodanese-like domain-containing protein translates to MSRNVINIFPDELEEFRTKTRERNYLLIDVRQPREYAEGHIPGAQLIPLPEIENRIGELGSEQNLILYCRTGGRSAVAAALIKDIGPRQGMIYNLVGGIAGWEGKELKDIPHLELFPRDMPLAQTLYRAMNMEKGAWLFYRDLAQEYAGTELGDMLKDLGGMEEGHAKSIFTYWSKHRKAPAPESFEALFERLDGKIMEGGKPISAWMARLGKNPDDRKLRLLELACEIEYYAYDLYRGLAKRDADPEAATTYMLLAEQEKAHVRVISKALNQAFGA, encoded by the coding sequence ATGAGCAGGAACGTGATCAATATCTTCCCGGACGAGTTGGAGGAATTCCGCACCAAAACCAGGGAACGCAACTACCTGCTCATCGACGTGCGGCAACCCCGCGAGTACGCGGAAGGGCACATTCCCGGCGCCCAGCTCATCCCCCTGCCCGAGATCGAGAACCGCATCGGCGAACTGGGCAGCGAGCAGAACCTCATCCTCTACTGCCGCACGGGCGGCAGGTCCGCCGTGGCCGCGGCCCTGATCAAGGACATCGGGCCGCGACAGGGCATGATCTACAACCTCGTGGGCGGAATCGCCGGCTGGGAAGGCAAGGAGCTCAAGGACATCCCGCACCTCGAGCTTTTCCCGCGGGACATGCCGCTGGCCCAGACGCTCTACCGCGCCATGAACATGGAAAAGGGCGCCTGGCTCTTCTACCGGGACCTCGCCCAGGAATACGCCGGCACGGAACTCGGCGACATGCTCAAGGACCTGGGCGGCATGGAGGAAGGGCACGCCAAGAGCATCTTCACCTACTGGTCCAAGCACCGTAAGGCCCCTGCCCCGGAGTCCTTCGAAGCGCTCTTCGAGCGTCTCGACGGCAAGATCATGGAGGGCGGCAAACCCATCTCGGCCTGGATGGCCCGCCTGGGGAAAAACCCCGACGACCGCAAGCTGCGTCTGCTGGAACTGGCCTGCGAGATCGAATACTACGCCTACGATCTCTACCGCGGTCTGGCCAAGCGCGACGCCGACCCCGAGGCCGCCACGACCTACATGCTCCTGGCCGAACAGGAGAAGGCCCACGTGCGGGTCATCTCCAAGGCCCTGAACCAGGCCTTCGGTGCCTGA
- a CDS encoding mannose-1-phosphate guanylyltransferase/mannose-6-phosphate isomerase, whose product MIIPVILAGGSGTRLWPLSRKLYPKQLLALVDSSTLVQNTLSRLHGLNDLADPLIICNEDHRFIIAEQMRAMGVTPDAIILEPVGRNTAPAVAVAALRALEKDPDGVLLILPADHLIAEPARFHAAVNEASAHAAKGHLVTFGIVPTAPETGYGYILQGSPLEEGTARAIERFVEKPDLPTAESYVATGEYFWNSGMFLFRADTVLAELERFAPAIVQACRESLAKAGQDLDFLRLDRAAFEACPEDSVDYAVMEQTDKGAMVPLSCGWNDLGSWEALWQAGSKDESGNVIRGDVVTCDVHDSYLHAETRLLAAVGLRNHIVVETADAVLISPRDRVQEVKKIVDKLKAENRIEAVAHKKVFRPWGHYESIGDGARYQVKRITVSPGHVLSLQKHFHRAEHWVVVQGTAVVTRNDEEILLRENESVYLPLGAVHRLANPGKIPLELIEVQVGSYLGEDDIVRFEDVYGR is encoded by the coding sequence ATGATCATACCCGTCATTCTGGCCGGCGGTTCCGGCACCAGGCTCTGGCCCCTGTCGCGCAAGCTCTACCCCAAACAACTCCTGGCCCTGGTGGACAGCAGCACGCTGGTCCAGAACACCCTGTCGCGGCTGCACGGGCTGAACGACCTGGCCGATCCCCTCATCATCTGCAACGAGGACCACCGCTTCATCATCGCCGAGCAGATGCGGGCCATGGGCGTGACCCCGGACGCCATCATCCTCGAACCCGTGGGCCGCAACACTGCCCCGGCCGTGGCCGTGGCCGCCCTGCGCGCCCTGGAGAAGGACCCGGACGGGGTGCTCCTCATCCTGCCGGCCGACCACCTCATCGCCGAGCCGGCCCGCTTCCACGCCGCCGTGAACGAGGCCTCGGCCCATGCGGCCAAGGGGCATCTGGTCACCTTCGGCATCGTGCCCACGGCCCCGGAGACCGGCTACGGCTACATCCTGCAGGGCAGCCCCCTGGAAGAGGGCACGGCCCGGGCCATCGAGCGCTTCGTCGAGAAGCCCGACCTGCCCACGGCCGAGAGCTATGTGGCCACGGGCGAATATTTCTGGAATTCCGGCATGTTTCTTTTCCGTGCCGACACGGTCCTGGCGGAACTGGAGCGTTTCGCCCCCGCCATCGTCCAGGCCTGCCGCGAATCCCTGGCCAAGGCCGGACAGGATCTGGACTTCCTGCGCCTGGACCGGGCCGCCTTCGAGGCCTGTCCCGAGGACTCCGTGGACTACGCCGTCATGGAGCAGACGGACAAGGGCGCCATGGTGCCCCTGTCGTGCGGCTGGAACGATCTGGGCTCGTGGGAGGCCCTGTGGCAGGCGGGGAGCAAGGACGAGAGCGGCAACGTGATCCGTGGCGACGTGGTGACCTGCGACGTCCACGACTCGTACCTGCACGCCGAGACGCGCCTGCTGGCGGCCGTGGGGCTGCGCAACCACATCGTGGTCGAGACCGCCGACGCCGTGCTCATCTCGCCGCGGGACCGGGTGCAGGAGGTCAAGAAGATAGTGGACAAGCTCAAGGCCGAGAACCGCATCGAGGCCGTGGCCCACAAGAAGGTCTTCCGCCCCTGGGGGCACTACGAGTCCATCGGCGACGGCGCGCGCTATCAGGTTAAGCGCATCACTGTCTCGCCGGGGCACGTCCTGTCCCTGCAGAAGCATTTCCACCGCGCCGAGCACTGGGTCGTGGTCCAGGGCACGGCCGTCGTGACGCGGAATGACGAGGAAATCCTGCTGCGCGAAAACGAATCGGTCTATCTCCCCCTGGGCGCCGTGCACCGCCTGGCCAACCCGGGCAAGATTCCGCTGGAACTGATTGAGGTGCAGGTGGGCAGCTACCTGGGCGAGGACGACATAGTGAGGTTTGAGGATGTTTATGGGCGTTGA
- the ylqF gene encoding ribosome biogenesis GTPase YlqF produces the protein MSVQWFPGHMHRARKQIALVMAKVDVVIEVLDARLPGYSENPLLRELRGGRPCLKVLNKSDLADPAVTEAWKDFYRTQGAVPMEIVGTSAKDAKRILAVLPGMVPPRNFIMQPVNCLIVGIPNVGKSTLMNALVGRRVARAANQAAITTKQKRVHIGDELTIYDTPGVLWPKIENEEASYMLAASGAVRETAMDNAEVAARAGVYLLREYPELLQARYKLTELPAGGLELLEAVGRKRGCLVKGGEVDQDKAAGILLNELRAGQIGRISLQKPPKAKKD, from the coding sequence ATGTCCGTCCAATGGTTCCCGGGCCACATGCACCGGGCCCGCAAGCAGATCGCGCTCGTCATGGCCAAGGTCGACGTGGTCATCGAGGTTCTGGACGCCCGCCTGCCGGGCTACAGCGAAAACCCCCTGCTACGCGAACTGCGCGGCGGCCGCCCCTGCCTCAAGGTCCTGAACAAGAGCGACCTGGCCGACCCGGCCGTGACCGAGGCCTGGAAGGACTTCTATCGCACGCAGGGCGCCGTGCCCATGGAGATCGTCGGCACCTCGGCCAAGGACGCAAAGCGCATCCTGGCCGTGCTGCCCGGCATGGTCCCGCCGCGCAATTTCATCATGCAGCCCGTGAACTGCCTCATCGTCGGCATCCCCAACGTCGGGAAGTCCACCCTCATGAACGCCCTCGTCGGCCGCCGGGTGGCCCGCGCCGCCAACCAGGCGGCCATCACCACCAAGCAGAAGCGCGTGCACATCGGCGACGAGCTGACCATCTACGACACCCCCGGAGTGCTCTGGCCCAAGATCGAGAACGAAGAGGCCTCCTACATGCTGGCCGCCAGCGGCGCCGTGCGCGAGACGGCCATGGACAACGCCGAGGTGGCCGCCCGCGCGGGCGTCTACCTGTTGCGCGAATACCCGGAACTGCTGCAGGCGCGCTACAAGCTGACGGAACTGCCCGCCGGGGGGCTCGAACTGCTGGAAGCCGTGGGCCGCAAGCGCGGCTGCCTGGTCAAGGGCGGCGAGGTGGATCAGGACAAGGCCGCCGGCATCCTGCTGAACGAACTGCGGGCGGGGCAGATAGGGCGCATCAGCCTGCAGAAGCCGCCCAAGGCTAAGAAAGACTGA
- a CDS encoding M3 family metallopeptidase encodes MPEHNPILNWEIFPDFTAITADHVVPAIREAVARSTAELEMLEASRPATWHGLLVPLERLTDRVSRAWGLATHLHNVRNSPAMRKAYAEAQPLVVEFSSRLGQSRPVYEALTALLQGPEYQTFSQALQRTITLLARDAALQGVGLEAEARERFNAISQELAELSTRFTNNVLDATQAYALVLTSPDDVAGLPADSLSLAAGKARARGHEDATAETGPWAVTLDLPSFLSFMQHASRRDLREEVYRAYITRASSGENDNLPLILRILALRREQAGMLGFGNFAAMSLARKMAPDVAGIESLLHTIRDAATDPGLGDLIELGDLAREHGQDEEIQPWDVMFWTERLKEERFGLRDDLVRPYFPLPAVLKGLFESIGELFDVRIEAADGVPVWHPDATFYRVLDEQCLEIAGLYLDPYARPEEKRGGAWMDELCGRSTVCAASGRDIRLPVAYVNCNQRPGLDGAPSLMSFQEVTTLFHEFGHALQHMLTTVRHGFVAGISNVEWDAVELASQFMENWCYHRPTLAGLARHYQTGEPMPEDMADKLLGARTFRAGSNALRQVSFALTDLALHTADPDGLDPLAVAQAIAQDILPLPPLPEDRFLCSFSHIFSGGYAAGYYSYKWAEVLSADAFGAFEEAGLDDPDARRALGRRFRDTVLALGGSRHPMDVFRLFRGREPDPQALLRQEGLLPGGRS; translated from the coding sequence ATGCCCGAGCACAACCCCATCCTGAACTGGGAGATTTTCCCGGACTTCACCGCCATCACCGCCGATCATGTCGTCCCCGCCATCCGGGAGGCAGTGGCCCGCAGCACCGCGGAGCTTGAAATGCTGGAGGCCTCGCGCCCTGCCACCTGGCACGGGCTCCTCGTGCCCCTCGAACGGCTCACGGACCGCGTCTCCAGGGCCTGGGGCCTGGCCACGCACCTGCACAACGTCAGGAACTCCCCGGCCATGCGCAAGGCCTATGCCGAGGCCCAGCCCCTGGTGGTGGAATTTTCCAGCCGCCTGGGCCAGAGCCGCCCGGTGTACGAAGCCCTCACGGCCCTGCTGCAAGGCCCCGAATATCAGACTTTCAGCCAGGCACTGCAACGCACCATCACCCTCCTGGCCCGCGACGCGGCGCTGCAGGGCGTGGGCCTCGAAGCCGAGGCCCGCGAGCGGTTCAACGCCATCAGCCAGGAACTGGCCGAGCTGTCCACCCGCTTCACCAACAACGTCCTCGACGCCACGCAGGCCTACGCCCTCGTCCTGACCAGCCCGGACGACGTCGCGGGGCTGCCCGCGGACTCCCTGAGCCTGGCCGCGGGCAAGGCCAGGGCCCGCGGCCACGAAGACGCCACGGCCGAAACCGGCCCATGGGCCGTGACCCTGGACCTGCCGTCCTTCCTGTCCTTCATGCAGCACGCCTCGCGCCGCGACCTGCGCGAGGAGGTCTACCGGGCCTACATCACCCGCGCCTCCTCGGGCGAGAATGACAACCTGCCGCTCATCCTGCGCATCCTGGCCCTGCGCCGGGAGCAGGCCGGGATGCTCGGATTCGGGAATTTCGCGGCCATGAGCCTGGCCCGCAAGATGGCTCCGGACGTGGCGGGCATCGAGAGCCTCCTGCACACCATCCGCGACGCGGCCACGGACCCGGGTCTGGGCGACCTCATCGAACTGGGCGATCTGGCCCGTGAGCACGGCCAGGACGAGGAAATCCAGCCCTGGGACGTCATGTTCTGGACCGAGCGCCTCAAAGAGGAACGCTTCGGGCTGCGCGACGACCTTGTCCGTCCCTACTTCCCCCTGCCGGCGGTCCTGAAGGGGCTGTTCGAAAGCATCGGCGAGCTTTTCGATGTCCGCATCGAGGCGGCCGACGGAGTGCCCGTCTGGCATCCCGACGCGACGTTTTACCGCGTCCTCGATGAACAGTGCCTCGAAATCGCGGGGCTCTACCTCGACCCCTACGCCCGGCCCGAGGAAAAGCGGGGCGGGGCCTGGATGGACGAGCTGTGCGGCCGCAGCACCGTCTGCGCGGCATCGGGACGCGATATCCGCCTGCCCGTGGCCTACGTGAACTGCAACCAGCGCCCGGGCCTGGACGGGGCGCCGTCGCTGATGAGCTTCCAGGAGGTGACGACCCTTTTCCACGAGTTCGGACACGCCCTGCAGCACATGCTGACCACTGTCCGGCACGGCTTCGTGGCCGGCATCTCCAACGTCGAATGGGACGCCGTGGAGCTTGCCAGCCAGTTCATGGAGAACTGGTGCTACCACCGCCCGACCCTGGCCGGACTGGCGCGGCACTACCAGACCGGCGAGCCCATGCCCGAGGACATGGCGGACAAGCTGCTCGGCGCCCGCACCTTCCGCGCCGGCTCCAATGCCCTGCGCCAGGTTTCCTTCGCCCTGACGGACCTGGCCCTGCACACGGCCGACCCCGACGGCCTCGACCCGCTGGCCGTCGCCCAGGCCATCGCCCAGGATATCCTGCCCCTGCCGCCCCTGCCCGAGGACCGCTTCCTGTGCTCCTTCTCGCACATCTTCTCCGGCGGGTACGCCGCGGGCTACTACAGCTACAAGTGGGCCGAGGTGCTGAGTGCCGACGCCTTCGGGGCCTTCGAGGAAGCCGGGCTGGACGATCCGGACGCGCGCAGGGCCCTGGGCCGGCGCTTCCGCGACACGGTCCTGGCCCTGGGCGGCAGCCGCCACCCCATGGACGTCTTCCGACTCTTCCGCGGCCGCGAACCCGACCCGCAGGCCCTGCTGCGCCAGGAAGGGCTGCTGCCCGGCGGGAGGAGCTGA
- a CDS encoding tryptophan--tRNA ligase encodes MKKQTVLTGITTSGTPHLGNYVGAIRPCIEASRDENVNSYYFLADFHSLIKCQDPERVHQSRLEVAATWLALGLDTDKSTFYCQSDIPEIPELTWILTCMTAKGLMNRAHAYKAAVQENEENGSQDPDKGVTMGLYCYPILMAADILMFNANIVPVGKDQIQHLEMTRDIAQRFNHHFGEHFVLPEARVDESTAVLTGLDGRKMSKSYDNYIPLFAPEKTLRKLIMKIVTNSQAPEEPKETEGCALFDMYRAFATPAQVEEMRAKFAAGIGWGYVKQDLFEVVNAQLAEPREKYAELMQNPAYIEKVLKEGAEKARAYSRPFLERIRKSVGIRTLTA; translated from the coding sequence ATGAAGAAACAGACCGTCCTGACCGGAATCACCACCTCCGGCACGCCACACCTAGGCAATTACGTCGGCGCCATCCGCCCCTGCATTGAGGCCAGCCGCGACGAGAATGTCAACTCCTACTACTTTCTGGCCGACTTTCACTCCCTGATCAAATGCCAGGACCCCGAGCGCGTGCACCAGTCGCGCCTGGAAGTGGCCGCCACCTGGCTGGCCCTGGGCCTGGACACGGACAAGAGCACCTTCTACTGCCAGTCCGACATCCCGGAGATCCCGGAGCTGACCTGGATCCTGACCTGCATGACGGCCAAGGGCCTCATGAACCGCGCCCACGCCTACAAGGCCGCTGTCCAGGAGAACGAGGAGAACGGCAGCCAAGACCCGGACAAGGGCGTGACCATGGGGCTCTACTGCTACCCCATCCTCATGGCCGCCGACATCCTGATGTTCAACGCCAATATCGTGCCCGTGGGCAAGGACCAGATCCAGCACCTGGAGATGACCCGCGACATCGCCCAGCGCTTCAACCACCATTTCGGCGAGCACTTCGTCCTGCCCGAGGCCCGCGTGGACGAGTCCACGGCCGTGCTGACGGGCCTCGACGGCCGCAAGATGAGCAAGAGCTACGACAACTACATCCCGCTCTTCGCCCCGGAGAAGACCCTGCGCAAGCTGATCATGAAGATCGTGACCAACTCGCAGGCCCCCGAGGAACCCAAGGAGACCGAGGGCTGCGCCCTGTTCGACATGTACCGCGCCTTCGCCACCCCGGCCCAGGTCGAGGAGATGCGCGCCAAGTTCGCCGCCGGCATCGGCTGGGGATACGTCAAGCAGGATCTCTTCGAGGTGGTCAACGCGCAGCTGGCCGAGCCGCGGGAGAAATACGCCGAGCTCATGCAGAACCCGGCCTACATCGAAAAGGTGCTGAAGGAAGGCGCCGAGAAGGCCCGGGCCTACAGTCGCCCCTTCCTGGAGCGCATCCGCAAGTCCGTGGGCATCCGCACCCTGACGGCCTGA
- a CDS encoding site-2 protease family protein, translated as MFDISQTLHHFSIIALPFFLGITCHEFAHGYVSYLMGDPTAKLAGRLTLNPLKHLDPVGTLVLVLTQLIGWAKPVPINPNYYKDYRKGMLYVSLAGPMANFAVMIFFVLVLKILLAFAQGPSAQSAEYVLRPMINIAVAGVFINAILGTFNLLPIPPLDGSKILASLLPGHLAMKFMQLERYGFIILLLLAITGGLGMILSPVSAFVQNMIIKPLL; from the coding sequence ATGTTCGACATAAGCCAGACCCTGCACCATTTCTCGATCATCGCCCTGCCCTTTTTCCTCGGCATCACCTGCCACGAATTCGCGCACGGGTACGTGTCCTATCTCATGGGCGACCCCACGGCCAAGCTGGCCGGGCGTCTGACCCTGAACCCGCTGAAGCACCTCGACCCCGTGGGCACCCTGGTCCTGGTCCTGACCCAGCTCATCGGCTGGGCCAAGCCCGTGCCCATCAACCCGAACTACTACAAGGACTACCGCAAGGGCATGCTCTACGTGTCCCTGGCCGGGCCCATGGCCAACTTCGCGGTCATGATCTTCTTCGTCCTGGTGCTCAAGATCCTCCTGGCCTTTGCCCAGGGACCTTCGGCCCAGTCCGCCGAATACGTGCTGCGGCCCATGATCAACATCGCCGTGGCCGGCGTCTTCATCAACGCCATCCTCGGCACCTTCAACCTGCTGCCCATCCCGCCCCTGGACGGCAGCAAGATCCTGGCCAGCCTGCTGCCGGGCCATCTGGCCATGAAGTTCATGCAGCTCGAGCGCTACGGCTTCATCATCCTGCTTCTGCTGGCCATCACCGGCGGACTGGGCATGATCCTGTCCCCCGTCTCGGCCTTCGTGCAAAATATGATCATCAAACCACTGCTTTAA
- a CDS encoding UbiX family flavin prenyltransferase, with the protein MSSTRRIVLAVTGASGMEYARSLARALRTAQGVELHGIVSDAARQVFRHELGTDPAELDAFFHVIHEPENIAAGPASGSWEHSGMIVCPCSMASLAAIATGVGANLIHRAADVTLKERRTLVLVPRETPLSDIHLENMLRARRSGAVIMPPCPGFYHRPKSVEELVAQFTGRVMEQLSIPHDLYARWR; encoded by the coding sequence ATGAGCAGCACCCGACGCATCGTCCTGGCCGTTACCGGGGCCAGCGGCATGGAGTATGCCCGCAGTCTGGCCCGCGCCCTGCGCACTGCGCAGGGGGTGGAGCTGCACGGGATCGTGTCCGATGCCGCCAGGCAGGTGTTTCGGCACGAACTGGGCACGGACCCGGCCGAGCTGGATGCGTTCTTCCATGTCATCCACGAGCCTGAAAACATCGCCGCAGGTCCGGCCAGCGGGTCCTGGGAGCATTCGGGCATGATCGTGTGCCCCTGTTCCATGGCCAGCCTGGCCGCCATCGCCACGGGCGTGGGCGCGAACCTCATCCACCGCGCCGCCGACGTGACACTCAAGGAGCGCCGCACGCTGGTCCTCGTGCCGCGCGAGACGCCATTGAGCGACATCCACCTCGAAAACATGCTCCGCGCGCGGCGGTCAGGGGCCGTGATCATGCCGCCGTGCCCGGGCTTCTACCACCGCCCCAAGTCCGTGGAGGAGCTGGTCGCCCAGTTCACGGGCAGGGTCATGGAGCAGCTCTCCATCCCCCACGACCTCTACGCCCGCTGGCGCTGA